From the genome of Syntrophomonadaceae bacterium, one region includes:
- a CDS encoding transposase — MFLKRATKTFKGKVYESYALTESYREDGKVKHRNIWNLGSLTGEQAHRIRLILTATQNEDMFVGRLSDVVAKTHYRFLDIALLHHFWQYWGLDDFFA; from the coding sequence ATGTTCCTCAAACGAGCTACCAAAACCTTTAAAGGCAAGGTCTACGAAAGCTATGCCTTGACTGAATCTTATCGGGAAGACGGCAAAGTTAAACACCGTAACATCTGGAATTTGGGGTCTTTAACCGGGGAACAGGCCCATCGTATCAGGCTAATCCTAACGGCCACTCAGAACGAAGATATGTTTGTTGGCAGGTTATCAGATGTAGTAGCCAAAACTCATTATCGGTTTTTGGATATAGCGCTGTTGCATCATTTCTGGCAGTACTGGGGACTGGACGACTTTTTTGCTGA